The Vicia villosa cultivar HV-30 ecotype Madison, WI linkage group LG1, Vvil1.0, whole genome shotgun sequence genome includes a region encoding these proteins:
- the LOC131597117 gene encoding uncharacterized protein LOC131597117 → MSNSWMIAGDFNDIASVTEKKGGASMSNRKCNIFIDCITNFNLMDIGTTGPKFTWRGSIYHSGQRIYEKLDRALCNEDCRMKFPDAHVKVLTRVNFSNHHPLLVMLDSQHNYGGQRQFMFESDWLLNGTYHDMIRVLWKEDICLEENLSKVRNDIKD, encoded by the coding sequence ATGTCTAATTCGTGGATGATTGCGGGTGATTTCAATGACATTGCAAGCGTAACAGAAAAGAAAGGAGGAGCCTCAATGTCAAATAGGAAATGTAATATTTTCATAGATTGTATTACTAATTTTAACCTAATGGACATAGGGACAACTGGCCCAAAATTCACTTGGAGAGGGTCAATTTACCATAGTGGGCAAAGAATCTATGAGAAACTCGATAGAGCCCTTTGCAATGAGGATTGTCGTATGAAGTTCCCAGATGCCCATGTGAAGGTCTTAACTAGAGTTAACTTCTCAAATCATCATCCATTACTTGTCATGTTAGACAGTCAGCATAATTATGGTGGGCAGAGACAATTCATGTTTGAAAGTGATTGGCTTCTCAATGGCACCTACCATGATATGATAAGGGTTTTATGGAAAGAAGACATTTGTTTGgaggaaaatctttcaaaagtcAGGAACGACATAAAGGATTAG